In the bacterium SCSIO 12741 genome, TTTAAGCCTCTATAATGATTATAATATGGAACACGATCCGTATAACACCACTGCAGAAGTGGTCGGAGCTACAGAGATCCGGTTAGAGTTTCACTGCGACACCGGAGAAGGACAAAACCTGGAGTTTGGAGGGCACACTGGCTCACCTACTTGCGGGGAAGTTATTTACAATTTAATCCATGATCCCGCACAAAGCGATCATTGTATCCAAGTAGATCATACCTTTGATGGGATGATGGCCGGTCAATCCGAGGTACTTGTCCTGGTGAGAGAGGGCGGCGATATCAAAGGACGAAAAATTGTGATCATTCAGTGATCTTCTAATGCGACAACCTCTACTTAAACTCATATTAATTGTAATTCTAACAGGGGGAATGTCGCCCTGGCTTATGGCCGGGGACGATTTATCCCACTTGGCGACGCTCCAGGAATCAGGAGAATATGAGCAACTGTTGTCAGAATCTTTAAAGCTTTATTCCCAAGCCGAATCCGATCAGGTGAAGGCTGAGGCGGCTCGATATGCGGGCAATTGCTATTTTCATGAGGGCGATCTAAAACAAGCCCTACTCTATTACCTCAAATCAGATTCGCTTGCCGCAAAGAGTAAAACCTTTTCTAATCTCGGTGGAGTCTACTTCACTTTGGGGGATTTAAACCAAGCACAGTATTATTTTCAGCGGGCCCAGCAATCCGCAACCACACCAGCCGAATTATCCGTTGCCATGCATAACCAATGCCTGGTATACTCTGAACGTGAACAACCCGATAGTGCCTTGCACTGGATGCGCTGGGTAAAACGATCGTTTGAAGATCATGGCCAATTGCACCTCGCCTGGATGGCCGCCATCAACGAAGCTGAATTTTTGATGGAAATGGACTCCAACCAGCAGGCTCTTCAATTGCTGGAAGATCTACTTCCCGTTATTCAGGATACCACACTAACCCACAACATTTCAGCCTTCCTGCATTACAACCTATTTGCCGTTCGCCTTAAAATGCAGGACAACCAAATGGCCTTTCGCCATCAGCAGGTGTATGACTCTTTGCAGCAAATTACCAATCGTCAGGACCTTCATCTAATTGAACAGCGTCACCAAAACGCCTTGCTTCAAACGGAGATGGAAGCCCGAAGAAAGCAAAGCAAGCTCGTCTTGATCTTTGTCGGTCTTCTTTCGGTATTGGTCATCCTCTTTATCGTGGTTATCAATCGGCTTTAAGTTTCGGGCACAAACCGAGTCTAACCGAAGATTTGTAGACCAGATTGAAAGTGAATCCGGGCACCTGGCGGAATTAATTAAACGCTTTCGAATTGGGGTGCTACGACTTTCCTCTGAACAACACGATGACTCTACACCATCCAAAGAATTAGACGATTTGCTCGATCGAATTGATACACTTTCTCAATTGACGGCCGGCTGGGACTTTGAGAAGGAAGGGCTACGTCTTTCTCTGGATCGCTTGGTATTGCTGTTTACCTCCTGGCATGGAAGCGAGATTCAGGTGGATTATCACAACCTGGATGTGTTGGAAAGAACCGGCGTTGACAAAAAGGTTTACTTCCTATTCCTCGATATTCTACGTGCTGCCGGAAAACAGAATATTCGCATAGAATTGACCAATCGCCCCGGTCAGGTAGAACTGCGTATTTACCTGCATGAGCAGCTAACTGAAATCTACCAACTTATTCAGACTCGTATTACCGATGTGGGTCGCGTTCGGTTGGAAGGCAGTGGACTTTTGGTTGTGGTTGATAAGTAAACTTGAGAGGATATTGCTTTAGGTTTTGGAACGGAAGGTCAACACTCCTCTACTTTTATAACTCCCTCATAACCCGAGCCATACTCCAGATTCAAGGTTAAGGTTTTAGTACTGCTATCATAGATCCCATCGCCTCTTATGGAATAGGTTTGCTCGTAAATGGAACCACCGGGAGACATTCTCGAAGCGGTAATTTCCTGTTCAGGAATCGTAACGGAATGATCGGCATTCAGTTTAAAATTAAAAGATTCTGTTCGGTTAAATAGGTATAAGCCGGGCTCCGTTTGACAAACCGAATAGCTGGTGCCGGAAGAGTCGCTGGTGCAGTATTTACCGCTAATGTCGATTTCGGCAATATCCTCATCCTTCTTGCACGAAGAAAAAATGAGGAGGAATAGAATCATTGATAATCCCAATCGGGAAAGAGTCTGGTTGTATTTAGTCTTGGTCATAGTATTCATATAACGTTTAGTTAGTTTCTGGGTTGGTTCAACTTGGTAATCGAAGGTCTTAGGAATCAGCTTCATGTTGGTTTATTGGAATTTGGCAAGTATGATCTACAAAGTACGAATTCGGACCGCAAAAAGCAAAATTGGAGCCGTTGAGGATTGGAAAAGATCGATCGACCTTGTGGGTGAAATCCTTTGGAGAAACTTGTGCTTTTAATTTTCTACCGGAGGTGGACCTCCGGTAGAGGCTTAGTGTTAGTTTGCGATGAATCTTCTTATTAGCCTGTCCAGGCTTCATTTAGGTTGATCACTGCTTAAACAGACGACTTTTCAAACGGGATTCAAAAAAAGAATGGATGGGAAACATCATTCCTCCCATGACCGCATTGATCATGAGTTTATACATCGGAATACCGCCGGTGAACTCTTCCACATAAGGGTCGGTTAACACCAGAAGAAACTCAAAAAGAATTAGAAAGGGAACAAATACGGCCAACTCAATGACCCAGGTGGGAAGCGAATAATTACCCATTAAAAACAATCCTCCAAAAAGCATAAATAGGATAACACCTATCCCCGAATACTGCAATCGATTGGAGCGTTCCTTTTCCTTATCTAATTGATCACGAGCATCTTTATCTCTCTGCCTCTGGTAAATAGCTTCCTTTTCAAACTCATTCTTCGCAGCAATTTCAAGCATTTCACGCTCCACATCAACATTGTGAAGGCTGTCTCTCATGCCGACATAAAGCTCATACATTTCAAAGGCTTGCTCCCAATTTCCTTCTAGGCGGTAAATGGTACTCAGTACTTTAGACGAACCTTTAATCAACTCGGGATATCCAAGTTTTTGTGCCTTAGCCAAAGCACGTTTTGCCTCTTCTTCAGCCAGGGCGATTTGACCAGCCTGCAAATGAACTTGTGCCAAAGAAACTAAACCGGCCACAATACCTGGCGAATAACCCAATTCCCTGGATAAATCCAAACTCTGCTGGCCATATTCAATGGCTTCATTCAATCTTCCCAAATGGAAATGGTTATTTCCAATTTTTTGCAAGCAAGTTATTCTGACCACTTCCATATTGGCTTCCTGGGTCAAAATCAATGCCCGTTGGAAATGTTTGATGGATCCTTCGTAATCGCCCATTTCTTCATAAATATGCCCCAAGTTTATCAAGGATGCAGCAATGCCTTTGTTGTCCTCAATTTCAGCAGCCAGGTGGACACATTTATTAAAATGCTCCAGGGATAAAGCGTAGTTGTCTTGGTGACGGTATACCAATCCAATATTGATCATGATACGCACTTTATATACTTCAATTTCAAGCCTATCGGCTATTTTCAAACCTTTATGAAAGTAATACAGGGCTCTTTTTAGATCACCTTTTTCCTCACAATGAATGCCGAGGTTGTTCAAACCACTCCCATAAGATCGAAGCAATCGTAGTTCGGTCTTCTTATCATTTTTCTTTTTGAG is a window encoding:
- a CDS encoding tetratricopeptide repeat protein, which translates into the protein MKAKLFGFVVLGLALLFQGYGFIGVGYEALDDELPENYYLLDSVPLNELSESDRYLLDSCLNLFHCAESDTDRIKSMAGVCAFMVHECYNDYQKFIVDLTEEYLKKKNDKKTELRLLRSYGSGLNNLGIHCEEKGDLKRALYYFHKGLKIADRLEIEVYKVRIMINIGLVYRHQDNYALSLEHFNKCVHLAAEIEDNKGIAASLINLGHIYEEMGDYEGSIKHFQRALILTQEANMEVVRITCLQKIGNNHFHLGRLNEAIEYGQQSLDLSRELGYSPGIVAGLVSLAQVHLQAGQIALAEEEAKRALAKAQKLGYPELIKGSSKVLSTIYRLEGNWEQAFEMYELYVGMRDSLHNVDVEREMLEIAAKNEFEKEAIYQRQRDKDARDQLDKEKERSNRLQYSGIGVILFMLFGGLFLMGNYSLPTWVIELAVFVPFLILFEFLLVLTDPYVEEFTGGIPMYKLMINAVMGGMMFPIHSFFESRLKSRLFKQ